The Maridesulfovibrio salexigens DSM 2638 region ATCCCCGCTCCTACAGCAAGGCGCTATGCCTCGTTGTTCAAGGATTTTCTTTCCAGTAAAAAAATGGGCCGGGTTACCAAGTACCCGGAATCCGCTGTGGAAATCTTCAAGCGCATCGTCTCATTATATAATGATGGGATGGTTACCACGGAAATTGAGCAGCAGTTGCGCTCTGAATTTCCCCGCACTATTGAGATCAGCCCTTCTGAGCGAGGCGTGCCTGCACAGCCGGCCATGAATATTCAGGCGGAACTGAGCGGAGCCTTTGCTGAGATGATGGACAAGATGAGCAAGTCACTTGAAGTGATTGCCGACCAGAAGTCAATCATTGAAGAGCAGCGTGAAGATATTTACAAGCTCAAAAAAGCTTTTGTTCTTCTTGCCCGCAGCCAGAAAAAAATCAAGGCTTTGCCACAGCTCGATATTAAATCCATAACCGAAGAATATGACGAAAGGACTATTGCTTTGGAGCAGAAGGATGTTGAGCTTGAATCTGCCACTAATGAATTAGCTCAGGAAAACACTACCTTAAAGCATAAGCTTGAAGTGATGGAAGCAGAGCTTATTCGTTTGCGCAAGGACCGCAGGGAAATGGAAAATTATTTTATGGATAAGATCAAGCGGTTGAACGGTTGATTTTCCTGACTGCGGAATTGATTTTTTGTTCTCATGGCTGTAGAAAAAGTCTAGATGATGCAGTGGCTGTTTTGAATAATGCTGCATTGTTTTCTGGTTATAAATAACTGTCCAGCTCAGCTGGTCTGAATTTCAATATGCGTCGGCATTAAAATCGGAGGATTAAATATGCGTACTTTTATTAAAATGCTTCTCATTTCCATGATCTTTGCGGGACTGACCGGTTGTCTGGCCGGAACCAACAAAACTTCTGAAGAGCCCGTTGTTGCCGCTGCCGGTGCAACTGAAAGCTATGAAGAATTCGTACCTTACACTGAATTTGATGATATTGCAGTTCCCAATGAGCTGAGCAGGGTACCTGACCAGTCCTATGTTGCAGAAGACCAGGCTTTTAAGTATGGAAAAATCGTTCTGAAGGGACGTGTTGAAAACCAGTCCCTTATTGATTTCTTCGTAAATCAAATGGCAAAAGATAACTGGACAAAAGAAAGATCCATTACCTCCACTGTTTCCACACTTTCTTTCACCAAGCCCTACAAGAGCTGCACAGTGAGGATTTTTGACGGATCTTACAATACTGAAGTTGAAATCTACGCCGTTGAAATGAAGTCCGGCTCTATGCCTTCTTCCGGCGGTATGCAGGAACAGAATATACAATAATGAATGAACATCTCAATTTTGACTGCTTTTTAGGAAAACGTATCCACCTCGGTGTCAGCGGTTCCATCGCAGCTTATAAGTCTCTGGACTTACTGCGTATGTTCCGTAAGGCCGGGATCGAAGTCAGTGTGACGCTCACTTCAGGTGCGCAGGAATTTATCAGGGGCCTCAGTTATGAGGCCCTTGGTGCTTTTAAGGTCTGGGAAAAAATGTACCCGACCATGGATGATACCTTCGGTCATCTTGAGCCCGGTCAGGCAGCCGATGCCATGCTGGTTGCTCCGGCAACAGCTTCAGTTCTGGCGCGTATGGCCCACGGATTAGCCGATGACATGCTTTCCTGTCAGGCTTTGGCTTTTAGCGGCCCTAAGCTGGTTGCTCCGGCTATGAACCCGGCTATGTGGGATGCCCTGGCGACTCAGGATAACTGTCGTGTTCTTGCTGAAAGGGGCGTTGAATTCATCGGTCCTGATTGTGGGGATGTTGCTTGCGGTGATCACGGACGTGGTCGTCTTGCACCACTTGAATCCATTTATGCCCATAGCTTACGCGCTGTCTCTCCTGATGATATGAGCGGTAAGCACGTGCTGATAACGCTAGGCCCCACCCGTGAGAAATGGGATGCTGTCCGTTTCTGGTCCAATCCTTCTTCCGGTCTGATGGGTGCTTGCATTGCAATGGCAGCATGGCTCCGCGGAGCCAAGGTTACTGTGGTTTCCGGTCCGGTGAACTGGTGGTTTCCTGAAGATATTAACGTGATCAAGGTTAATTCTGCTCAGCAGATGTTTGATGCTGCCACTGAAGTATGGCCCAGCTGCACCACAGGGTGTTTTACCGCTGCAGTTGCCGACTTCAAGCCCATTCCGCACGGTGAAGGTAAATTCAAGAAAGAGGGTAGCAGTGCTTTGCGGGTTGATTTCGACACCAACCCGGACATCTTGAAGACCATCGGCTCCATGAAAAAGGATGATCAGCAATTGATCGGTTTTGCGGCCGAGACTTCCAATATTCAGGAAGCTGCAAAGGGCAAACTTGAGCGCAAGAATCTGGACTTGATTGTTGCCAACCCCATCAACAAGCCCGGAGCCGGATTTGAGTCATCTACAAATTCAGTCTATGTTCTGGATAGGGCAGGGCGTTCCGAAGAATGGCCCGATCTCCCCAAAACCGAAGTAGCGTGGCGTATATGGGATCACCTTCTGCTGAATTAAATGTACTTGAAAGTGTCAGGCCGTGGTATCAAAACGGCCTGCAATATGTTTTCAAGGATGCACTGCCCGGTATCGAGGAACTCGAAAAACCGAAACGGCAGCGTCCTGTTGCGCCTCCACAACAGCGTCAGCAGGCGCAGAGCAGACCGCATCAGTTCGGGCAGCAGCAATCTGCTCAGCAACAAAGCGCAGGGCAGCAAGCTCCTATACAGCAATCTGCTCCTCCTCAGCAACAGCAGCGTCCTTCCTTTGACCGGACTCCTCCGGCTAAGCCTTCGCGTATGCCTGCACAGCGTCAAGCTCCGGCTCCGACACAGGTTAATCATCCTGATCCGCAATCTTGGCCGGCTCCTTGGTCAAATCTTGCAGCACGCATTACACCGCGTTTGCAGATTTTCTGGACCTACTCCCAGATGGGGCAGGATTTGTCCGGTCAGGCAGATGCTGCACGGCGTAAGTTGTTTCAGTCATTGATAGGTTACATGGGACTGCCTAAAGGGGCCATTTCCTTTTGGCCATGTACCGCATGGAACGGCAGTGAGTTTGAAAACAAGGCAGACATTTTCTGGAAAGGGGTCGAGTCATATGGCGTGAAGTTTGTGGCTTGTTTTGGAGATCAGACCAGATCAATCATTGCTCCGGATGCTCCATCATCTTCTGCATCAGTCCATATTAATGGAGTGCAGATGCTAATGCTGCAGGATCCTGACTTCCTCAAGACTCTACCGCCTGACGAGCAGCAATTGCTTTGCATTTCACTTTTGCGCTTGCCACTCTTTTAGAAATTATTTCTTTTTAGAATTTTGAACCCCGTCTTTATAAGGCGGGGTTTTCTTTTTCCATAGTTTATTTATTTCCCGCGATTTGGCATTATGAATCATAAAAGACTATTTCACGGGAGTCGTTATGCATGGTTCAAAGAGGTGCTCAGTTTTCATTTATTGCTCGATCATCATTGCGATGTTTTTTCTATGCTTACCCGTCGAGTCATTGTTCGCCAAGGAAGTCAATGTGCTGTCCCTTGAAATACAAGGCTCCATAAGTCCGGCTCAAGTGCATTTGCTTGAAGATGCTCTTGAGCAAGCTGGTGATGACAATCATGATCTTGTCTTGCTGAGGCTGGATACTCCGGGAGGTCTCGGGACTTCCATGCGTGAACTGGTTAAAATTATCATGAACAGCAAAATTCCGATTTGTGTCTGGGTTGGCCCCGAAGGAGCGCATGCTGCTTCGGCCGGGACTTTCATTACTGCTGCAGCTCAAGTGGCGGCGATGTCTCCCGGCACATCTATCGGTGCTGCCAGTCCTGTTTCCTCCTCAGGAGATGAGCTTCCTGAAACCATGAGCAAGAAAGTTACCGGAGATATGGTCAGTCTGATCAAAGGTATCGCTCGAAAACGAGGACGCAACATCGGATGGTATGCGAAGTCTGTTCAAGATGGGGTCAGCGTGGATGCACAAGATGCAGTAACCC contains the following coding sequences:
- the coaBC gene encoding bifunctional phosphopantothenoylcysteine decarboxylase/phosphopantothenate--cysteine ligase CoaBC, whose translation is MNEHLNFDCFLGKRIHLGVSGSIAAYKSLDLLRMFRKAGIEVSVTLTSGAQEFIRGLSYEALGAFKVWEKMYPTMDDTFGHLEPGQAADAMLVAPATASVLARMAHGLADDMLSCQALAFSGPKLVAPAMNPAMWDALATQDNCRVLAERGVEFIGPDCGDVACGDHGRGRLAPLESIYAHSLRAVSPDDMSGKHVLITLGPTREKWDAVRFWSNPSSGLMGACIAMAAWLRGAKVTVVSGPVNWWFPEDINVIKVNSAQQMFDAATEVWPSCTTGCFTAAVADFKPIPHGEGKFKKEGSSALRVDFDTNPDILKTIGSMKKDDQQLIGFAAETSNIQEAAKGKLERKNLDLIVANPINKPGAGFESSTNSVYVLDRAGRSEEWPDLPKTEVAWRIWDHLLLN